AAAGAAATCGATCGGCAAAGCAAGGTCAGTAGTAATAAAGGCAAGCATCGTAGCCATGTTCGGGTGAATCATGCCCGAGCCCTTGCAGGCGCCACCAATCGTCACCACACCCTTTTCGGTCTGGATTTCAACGGCATGGCTCTTGAGCGCAAGGTCAGTCGTGAGGATTGCGCGGCCAAATTCTTCAGAAGCGTCGGCATGGAGCTTTTCGACAAGCTTCGGGATACCGGCTTCAATCTTGTCCATCGGCATCAGGTGGCCGATCACACCGGTGCTGCAAACGAGCACGCTCTTCGGAGTAAGCTTCAAGGCTTCTTCGGTAAGGACAGCCATGCGTTCTGCATCGCGCAAGCCCTGTTCGCCGGTACAGGCGTTTGCGTTACCGCTGTTCACCACAACAGCAGAAGCAAAGTGGGCATGTTCAAGAGCAGCTTTGTCATAAAGCACCGGAGCAGCCTTCACCTTGTTCGTTGTAAACACGGCAAAGCAACGTGCAGCCTTTTCACTCTTCAAAAGAGCCATGTCAGCGTTACCGCTGGCCTTAATGCCTGCACAAATACCAGATGCGGTGAACCCCTTCGGGGAGCAGACGCCGCCTTTTTCCAATACAGTGTACATAGAATCTCCTATTGTTTTTTACCCCCTAAATTATAGCAAAAAAGCGACTATGTTGAACAGCCCCCGCTTCTGCTCCACAAAAAAATTCTAATTTAAGGTCATGGCTAAAACACCCTGTACTAAAGAAACTTACGATAAGATGGTTGAACGTTACACCTTCCTCAAGAAGGTCGAACGTCCCCGTGTTGTAGATGAAATGGAAGAAGCCCGCAAGCAAGGCGACCTGAGCGAAAACGCCGAATACCACGCCGCCAAGGAAATGCTGGCTCATATTGACCTGGAACTTCCCAAACTGGAAGACCAGATTTCCAATGCAATCATCGTTGAATTTGACGCTAACTCCGACACCGTCCGCTTCGGCGCCACCGTCACCGCTAAAAACCTCGCTACCAAGAAGGAAGTGGTCTATCAGCTGGTGAGCCCCGAAGGCGTTGATCCGATGAACGGTAAAATCAGCTTCAAGAGCCCCATGGGTTCCGCTTTCATGGGCAAAAAGAAGGGTGAAATCGTCGAAGTCGTCACCCCCAAGGGCAAGAACCGCTTCGAAATCGTCGACTTCAAGTAAGCTATGATTCTAGCCCTCATCGGCAAAGACCAGTTTTCCAAGGACAAGCAGGTCGACAAGTTCCTGACCGATGCCCTTGGAGACCGCAAGAACGACCCGCTGTCTAAGCAGGTCGTGTATGCCACCGACACGAACATTCCGTCGGTTGCCGGGCTCATTATGGAAAGCTGCGGCGCCGTTTCGATGTTTGCTCCGGAACAGGCGGTGGTCGTCCGCAATGCCGACGCCATGAAGGCCGATGAATCCAAGGCACTCG
This portion of the uncultured Fibrobacter sp. genome encodes:
- the argJ gene encoding bifunctional glutamate N-acetyltransferase/amino-acid acetyltransferase ArgJ produces the protein MYTVLEKGGVCSPKGFTASGICAGIKASGNADMALLKSEKAARCFAVFTTNKVKAAPVLYDKAALEHAHFASAVVVNSGNANACTGEQGLRDAERMAVLTEEALKLTPKSVLVCSTGVIGHLMPMDKIEAGIPKLVEKLHADASEEFGRAILTTDLALKSHAVEIQTEKGVVTIGGACKGSGMIHPNMATMLAFITTDLALPIDFFAEFRADIADSFNAITVDGDTSTNDTCILLANGMSGLKYEDLTLSEQGEFRAALMLVMKELAKDIVRDGEGATKLIELCIEKAESHEEALRMARFIGTSNLAKCAMFGEDPNWGRILSSAGSSGCNMIAEQTDLFFGDVQVLSNGRPVQLDEEQTKALRAVVRQREYKVTLVLNIGHASASAFTCDLSYDYVKINAEYTT
- the greA gene encoding transcription elongation factor GreA, giving the protein MAKTPCTKETYDKMVERYTFLKKVERPRVVDEMEEARKQGDLSENAEYHAAKEMLAHIDLELPKLEDQISNAIIVEFDANSDTVRFGATVTAKNLATKKEVVYQLVSPEGVDPMNGKISFKSPMGSAFMGKKKGEIVEVVTPKGKNRFEIVDFK